From the genome of uncultured Methanobrevibacter sp.:
AACACACGTGTTTGCTGAGGATAAAGATATCACCATAGGAGTTATCAGATTACCTAAAATAGCTAATTTTACAGACATTGACCCATTTGAATATGAAGAGGATGTTGCTCTTAAAATGATTGGCATAAATGATGATATAGGTGATGTTGATGCAATTCTGATTCCCGGAACACGTAACTCAACAGAAGATATGTTTGCACTTCGCCAAAGCGGTCTTGCAGAAAAGATTATTGAAAAATCCTCAGAAATTCCAATCGTTGGAATCTGCGGAGGATTGCAGATTTTAGGAAATGTCATTCATGATGATGAAAAACGTGAATCAAAGCACGGAACCCTAAATGGTCTTAGACTGTTAGATATTGAATCTGAGTTTACAAGAGCTGGAAAAATCGTTACACAGTCAGTTGCAACAATACCTGATGATTTAGAAGGATTGGCTGGAGAGATATTTAAGGATATAGTTGGCGAAGAGGTAACAGGCTATGAAATTCATGAAGGAACCACTAAACTTTTAGGTTCACAACCTCTTTTAAACATCAAAAAAGGACAGGGAAACAATGAAGACGGACTTGTTGACGGCGCTTCTTCAGATAATGTATTTGCAACTTATTTCCACGGAATATTCCACAACTATAACTTCAGAAGGGAATTTTTAAACTATTTAAGAGTTAAAAAAGGCCTTGAAGCAAAATATGGTGAAGATCCTTACGAAACCCAAAAGGATTATTCCCTAAATAGACTGGCTGAAATCGTTGAAGAAAATCTGGATATGGATATCATTGATGAGTTAATATTCGGAAAAAAAGA
Proteins encoded in this window:
- the cobQ gene encoding cobyric acid synthase CobQ; its protein translation is MSKCIMVQGTSSNAGKSMLVAALCRIYKNRGYKVAPFKSQNMSLNSYTTKENGEIGIAQMLQAEAAMIEPSIHMNPVLLKPKGDFTSNVIIQGKSIGDMNFYDYQHKYHDTALNAIKESFKILSDEYDIIVIEGAGSPAEINMRDQDIANMEIAHLANANVILIADIEMGGVFAAIAGTYVLLDDYDRSRLKATVINKFRGNLDILKPGLDRIEEITGEPVLGVLPYDETLKLPEEDSASLTTHVFAEDKDITIGVIRLPKIANFTDIDPFEYEEDVALKMIGINDDIGDVDAILIPGTRNSTEDMFALRQSGLAEKIIEKSSEIPIVGICGGLQILGNVIHDDEKRESKHGTLNGLRLLDIESEFTRAGKIVTQSVATIPDDLEGLAGEIFKDIVGEEVTGYEIHEGTTKLLGSQPLLNIKKGQGNNEDGLVDGASSDNVFATYFHGIFHNYNFRREFLNYLRVKKGLEAKYGEDPYETQKDYSLNRLAEIVEENLDMDIIDELIFGKKE